The following are encoded together in the Mycobacteriales bacterium genome:
- a CDS encoding SseB family protein — protein sequence MTDTGLADAALATALRGWAAAPSPTARARVLAALATARVFAAVVARSTAEHVGTGTAEHVGTGTGTGTGRRTNSTAEMSLVTLAGSSGRGVPVFLDVPGVTGFSDGARPVPLTGTQACSAALDAGAVAVVVDPAGAGFVLSRSELAELATGRVPVPGTALSTRSTTGPLVTPTYVDSDLLHTLSRALRGEPLRAARLLEGPDGPVLGIVPRRDLSAAALAALAARLAPYLAAPLDLTVVPDHGPGVAVPVRRRRFSRGR from the coding sequence GTGACCGACACCGGGCTGGCCGATGCGGCGCTGGCTACTGCCCTGCGGGGCTGGGCCGCCGCACCGTCCCCGACCGCCCGTGCGCGGGTCCTCGCGGCGCTGGCCACCGCGCGCGTGTTCGCCGCGGTCGTCGCACGCAGCACCGCCGAGCACGTAGGCACCGGCACCGCCGAGCACGTAGGCACCGGCACCGGCACCGGCACCGGCCGGCGTACGAACTCGACGGCGGAGATGTCCCTGGTCACGCTGGCCGGCTCCAGCGGTCGCGGCGTCCCGGTCTTTCTGGACGTGCCAGGCGTGACCGGCTTCTCCGACGGCGCCCGGCCGGTGCCGCTGACGGGGACGCAGGCGTGCTCCGCCGCCCTTGACGCCGGGGCGGTCGCGGTTGTCGTCGACCCCGCCGGCGCCGGGTTCGTGCTCAGCAGGAGCGAGCTGGCGGAGTTGGCGACCGGGCGGGTGCCGGTGCCGGGGACTGCCCTGTCCACCCGGAGCACGACCGGGCCGCTCGTGACGCCGACGTACGTCGACAGCGACCTGCTCCATACCCTGTCCCGGGCCCTGCGCGGCGAGCCCCTCCGGGCGGCGCGGCTGCTGGAGGGGCCGGACGGGCCGGTGCTGGGGATCGTCCCGCGCCGCGACCTGTCGGCTGCGGCCCTGGCCGCGCTGGCGGCGCGGCTCGCGCCGTACCTCGCCGCTCCGCTCGACCTCACGGTCGTGCCCGACCACGGCCCCGGAGTCGCGGTGCCGGTCCGGCGCCGTCGGTTCAGCCGCGGCCGGTGA
- a CDS encoding PH domain-containing protein — translation MTTPAPVVSRPVRLTRVCWGVAALILVVFTVLAVALGRGEPGAAQFRLADQIAMVLLGAIIAGAVLTLTRARVVADDAGLRVRNVAGERTLPWQVVRAVRLDDGAPWASLDLQDDDTVALLGIQANDGERAVDAVLALRALLRASRDPLPPTEGHI, via the coding sequence ATGACCACCCCAGCCCCGGTCGTCAGCCGGCCGGTCCGGCTGACCCGTGTCTGCTGGGGCGTCGCCGCCCTGATCCTGGTGGTCTTCACCGTTCTCGCCGTCGCGCTCGGCCGCGGCGAGCCGGGCGCGGCGCAGTTCCGGCTGGCCGACCAGATCGCGATGGTCCTGCTCGGCGCGATCATCGCCGGCGCCGTACTGACCCTGACCCGCGCGCGGGTGGTGGCCGACGACGCCGGCCTCCGGGTCCGGAATGTCGCCGGCGAACGCACGCTGCCCTGGCAGGTGGTCCGCGCGGTGCGGCTGGACGACGGCGCCCCCTGGGCCAGTCTCGACCTCCAGGACGACGACACGGTCGCTTTGCTCGGGATCCAGGCCAACGACGGCGAGCGTGCCGTGGACGCCGTCCTGGCGTTGCGCGCCCTGCTCCGGGCGAGCCGTGATCCGCTTCCTCCGACGGAGGGCCACATCTGA
- a CDS encoding transcription antitermination factor NusB, whose product MTPPPPKARRATRPYRPPADDQPRRAAYDVLEAVRTRDAYANLVLPVLLRERGISGRDAALATELAYGALRAQGLYDAVISACVDRPLAQVDPPVLDVLRLGAHQLLRTRIPPHAAVSATVDLARRVVSAGPVAFVNAVLRKIAAKDLTAWVAELAPADDRLGALAFEHSHPKWIASAFRDALRGDLWQTGAALAADDSRPEVHLVARRVPREELVSQSGGTAGPWSPLAVRLSEGDPAAIGAVRHGLAGVQDEGSQLMALALAAAPLDGPDRLWVDLCAGPGGKAALLDVLAGERGARLVAFEAQHHRSRLVRRSATTRVVTTDARRPPLAPGTADRVLLDAPCSGLGALRRRPEARWRRTPADLPRLTRLQGELLDAAVGLLRPGGLLAYVTCSPHLAETVVPVSDVLRRHGELEQLDARPLLPGVPDLGGGPQVQLWPHLHGTDAMFLALLRRRA is encoded by the coding sequence ATGACACCGCCGCCCCCGAAGGCACGCCGGGCTACGCGTCCCTACCGGCCGCCGGCCGACGATCAGCCGCGCCGCGCCGCGTACGACGTGCTCGAGGCGGTCCGGACCAGGGATGCCTACGCCAACCTGGTGCTGCCCGTTCTGCTCCGCGAGCGCGGAATCTCCGGGCGGGACGCCGCGCTCGCGACCGAGCTGGCCTACGGCGCCCTGCGCGCACAGGGGCTGTACGACGCGGTGATCTCGGCCTGCGTCGACCGGCCGCTCGCGCAGGTCGACCCGCCCGTGCTGGACGTGCTCCGGCTGGGGGCCCACCAACTGCTGCGCACCCGGATCCCGCCGCACGCGGCGGTGTCCGCCACCGTGGATCTCGCCCGGCGGGTCGTCAGCGCCGGCCCGGTCGCGTTCGTCAACGCCGTGCTGCGCAAGATCGCCGCGAAGGACCTGACGGCCTGGGTGGCCGAGCTGGCGCCGGCCGACGACCGGCTCGGGGCGCTGGCGTTCGAGCACAGCCACCCGAAGTGGATCGCCAGCGCCTTCCGTGACGCGCTGAGGGGGGACCTCTGGCAGACCGGTGCGGCGCTCGCCGCCGACGACAGCCGGCCCGAGGTGCACCTGGTGGCCCGGCGGGTGCCTCGCGAGGAGCTGGTCAGCCAGAGCGGAGGCACCGCCGGGCCCTGGTCACCGCTGGCCGTCCGGCTTTCCGAAGGTGATCCCGCCGCGATCGGCGCCGTCCGGCACGGCCTGGCCGGCGTGCAGGACGAGGGCAGCCAGCTGATGGCGCTGGCGCTGGCCGCCGCGCCCCTCGACGGGCCGGACCGGCTGTGGGTGGACCTGTGCGCAGGTCCCGGCGGCAAGGCCGCGCTGCTCGACGTGCTCGCCGGCGAGCGTGGCGCGCGGCTGGTCGCCTTCGAGGCGCAGCACCACAGGTCCCGGCTGGTGCGGCGCAGCGCGACGACCCGGGTGGTCACCACCGATGCGCGCCGGCCGCCCCTGGCGCCGGGCACCGCGGACCGGGTCCTGCTGGACGCGCCCTGCAGCGGTCTCGGCGCGCTGCGCCGGCGGCCCGAGGCGCGCTGGCGCCGCACGCCCGCGGACCTGCCGCGACTGACCCGGCTGCAGGGCGAGCTGCTCGACGCCGCCGTCGGCTTGCTGCGGCCCGGCGGGTTGCTGGCCTACGTCACCTGCTCCCCGCACCTGGCCGAGACTGTCGTCCCGGTGTCGGACGTCCTGCGCCGGCACGGCGAGCTCGAGCAGCTCGACGCCCGGCCGCTGCTGCCCGGGGTGCCCGACCTCGGCGGCGGCCCGCAGGTGCAGCTCTGGCCGCACCTGCACGGCACCGACGCGATGTTCCTCGCGCTCCTGCGCCGCCGCGCGTGA
- a CDS encoding DUF1844 domain-containing protein yields MTTADEARDIAEVPAAEVIATAAVHLMSAAAVKCGLAEEGDAHRDLDEARKLITALAGLLQAARPDLGVHAAPLRDGLQALQQAFREASPVPDEPGEGPGETLTGRG; encoded by the coding sequence GTGACGACTGCTGATGAGGCCCGTGACATCGCCGAGGTGCCGGCTGCCGAGGTGATCGCCACCGCGGCGGTCCATCTGATGTCCGCCGCCGCCGTCAAGTGCGGCCTGGCCGAGGAGGGCGACGCCCACCGGGACCTCGACGAGGCCCGCAAGCTGATCACGGCGCTGGCCGGTCTGCTGCAGGCGGCCCGGCCGGACCTGGGCGTGCACGCGGCACCGCTGCGGGACGGGCTGCAGGCGTTGCAGCAGGCGTTCCGGGAGGCCTCCCCGGTGCCGGACGAGCCTGGTGAGGGTCCCGGCGAGACGCTCACCGGCCGCGGCTGA
- the ribD gene encoding bifunctional diaminohydroxyphosphoribosylaminopyrimidine deaminase/5-amino-6-(5-phosphoribosylamino)uracil reductase RibD, with product MASDTETSALRRAVALSVRALGSTSPNPPVGAVVLDAAGQVVGEGWTRPPGGPHAEVVALEQAGPRAAGGTAVVTLEPCRHIGRTGPCTTALLEAGIARVVTACTDPTGPAGGGAAVLRSAGVEVETGVLAEEVARGPLEAWLVSRALGRPFVTWKYAATLDGRSAAADGTSRWITSAASRQDVHRLRGEVDAVLAGVGTVLADDPLLDTRPDPGHQPLRVIIDTRARTPPTARALAGDAPALVVTGPLLDDPGYRHHRAVGCSDGRVDLGELLALLQAQYDVVSALLEGGPTLAGGFVAQGLVDRVVGYVAPALLGNGPAALGDVGAGTISAAHRLRLDDVTRTGDDVRLTMRRT from the coding sequence GTGGCCAGCGACACCGAGACGAGCGCCCTCCGGCGCGCTGTCGCGCTGTCCGTCCGCGCCCTCGGCAGCACCAGCCCCAACCCACCGGTCGGGGCCGTCGTGCTCGACGCCGCGGGGCAGGTCGTCGGCGAGGGCTGGACCCGCCCACCCGGTGGACCGCACGCCGAGGTCGTCGCCCTGGAGCAGGCCGGGCCCAGGGCCGCCGGCGGCACCGCCGTGGTCACGCTGGAGCCCTGCCGGCACATCGGCCGCACCGGACCCTGCACGACCGCGCTGCTGGAGGCCGGCATCGCCCGCGTGGTCACCGCCTGCACCGATCCCACTGGGCCGGCGGGTGGCGGCGCCGCGGTGCTGCGCTCCGCCGGGGTCGAGGTCGAGACCGGTGTGCTGGCCGAGGAGGTCGCCCGGGGGCCGCTCGAGGCCTGGTTGGTCAGCCGAGCGCTCGGCCGGCCGTTCGTGACGTGGAAGTACGCCGCCACCCTGGACGGCCGCAGTGCCGCCGCGGACGGCACCAGCCGCTGGATCACCTCGGCGGCTTCCCGGCAGGACGTCCACCGCCTGCGCGGCGAGGTCGACGCGGTGCTGGCCGGTGTGGGCACCGTGCTGGCCGACGACCCGCTGCTCGACACCCGCCCCGACCCCGGGCACCAGCCGCTGCGAGTGATCATCGACACCCGCGCACGTACTCCACCGACCGCCCGGGCGCTGGCCGGGGACGCCCCCGCACTGGTGGTCACCGGGCCGCTGCTCGACGATCCCGGCTACCGGCACCACCGCGCGGTCGGGTGCAGCGACGGGCGGGTCGACCTCGGCGAGCTGCTCGCGCTGCTCCAGGCCCAGTACGACGTCGTCAGCGCGCTGCTGGAGGGCGGGCCGACCCTGGCGGGTGGATTTGTCGCGCAGGGCCTCGTCGACCGCGTCGTCGGCTACGTCGCGCCGGCCCTGCTGGGGAACGGTCCCGCCGCGCTGGGCGACGTCGGTGCGGGAACGATCTCCGCCGCACACCGGTTGCGACTCGATGACGTCACCCGCACCGGCGACGACGTGCGCTTGACGATGAGGAGAACCTGA
- the rpe gene encoding ribulose-phosphate 3-epimerase has translation MSRHAQISPSILSADFARLSDELARIDGAADWAHVDVMDNHFVPNLTIGLPVVEAILKTSAIPVDCHLMIADPDRWAPAFAEAGAGSVTFHVEAAAAPVRLARALRTEGARAGMALKPATPVEPYADLLTELDMLLLMTVEPGFGGQAFLDMVLPKIRRARQLIGDLDVWLQVDGGVSEETIERCAEAGADVFVAGSAVYGKDDPAKAVEALRARAQPLVGGS, from the coding sequence GTGTCCCGTCACGCCCAGATCTCGCCCAGCATCCTGTCTGCGGACTTCGCCCGGCTGTCCGACGAGCTCGCCCGCATCGACGGCGCCGCCGACTGGGCGCACGTCGACGTCATGGACAACCACTTCGTCCCCAACCTCACGATCGGGCTGCCGGTCGTCGAGGCGATCCTGAAGACCTCGGCGATCCCGGTGGACTGCCACCTGATGATCGCGGACCCTGACCGCTGGGCACCGGCGTTCGCCGAGGCCGGGGCCGGCAGCGTCACCTTCCACGTCGAGGCTGCCGCGGCGCCGGTGCGGCTGGCGCGCGCGTTGCGTACCGAGGGGGCCCGGGCGGGCATGGCCCTGAAGCCTGCGACACCCGTGGAGCCGTACGCCGACCTGCTGACGGAGCTGGACATGCTCCTGCTGATGACGGTGGAACCGGGCTTCGGCGGTCAGGCCTTCCTCGACATGGTGCTGCCCAAGATCCGGCGTGCCCGCCAGCTCATCGGCGATCTCGACGTCTGGCTGCAGGTCGACGGCGGGGTGAGCGAGGAGACCATCGAGCGCTGCGCCGAGGCGGGCGCCGACGTCTTCGTCGCCGGCTCCGCCGTCTACGGCAAGGACGACCCGGCCAAGGCCGTGGAGGCCCTGCGGGCGCGCGCCCAGCCGCTGGTCGGCGGCTCCTGA
- the ribH gene encoding 6,7-dimethyl-8-ribityllumazine synthase: MSGVGAPVAGPVDARGLTLAIVAARWHDEVTSALLASAVRAAQDCGVDEPTVVRVYGAVELPVVAQALAATHDAVAALGLVLRGGTPHFQYVCQAVTYGLSRVSLDSHTPVGNGVLTCDTEVQARERSGLPGSREAKGREAVLAALDTAVTIKQLRTGTHT, translated from the coding sequence GTGAGCGGCGTCGGCGCGCCGGTCGCCGGGCCGGTCGACGCCCGCGGGCTCACGCTCGCCATCGTCGCCGCCCGCTGGCACGACGAGGTCACCAGCGCCCTGCTCGCCTCGGCGGTGCGTGCAGCGCAGGACTGCGGCGTGGACGAGCCGACGGTGGTGCGCGTCTACGGCGCCGTCGAGCTGCCGGTCGTCGCGCAGGCCCTGGCCGCCACGCACGACGCGGTCGCCGCACTGGGCCTGGTGCTGCGCGGCGGCACCCCGCACTTCCAGTACGTCTGCCAGGCCGTGACGTACGGCCTGAGCCGGGTGTCGCTGGACAGCCACACCCCGGTGGGCAACGGCGTGCTCACCTGTGACACCGAGGTGCAGGCCCGTGAGCGGTCCGGGCTCCCCGGCTCGCGCGAGGCCAAGGGCCGCGAGGCCGTCCTCGCTGCCCTGGACACCGCCGTCACGATCAAGCAGCTCCGCACCGGCACCCACACCTGA
- a CDS encoding bifunctional 3,4-dihydroxy-2-butanone-4-phosphate synthase/GTP cyclohydrolase II, whose translation MAGLDSIERAVADIAAGKAVVVVDDEDRENEGDLIFAAEKATPELVAFMIRYTSGYICVPMTGEDLDRLEIPLMVGANQERMRTAYTITVDARTGISTGISAADRARTMQVLSDPATTPYDLTRPGHINPLRALEGGVLRRAGHTEAAVDLCRLAGLRPVGVICEIVSEKAGHDMARLDELKVFAAEHSLSIISIADLIAWRRRTESQVQRVAEAVIPTRHGDFRAVGYQSKLDDADHVALVKGDLGDGQDVLVRVHSECLTGDVFGSRRCDCGPQLDAALEAVDREGRGVVLYVRGHEGRGIGLMHKLQAYSLQDSGSDTVDANLELGLPADARDYGTGAQILVDLGIRTMRLLTNNPTKRAGLEGYGLEIIGRQALPVHATKENLRYLKTKRDRMGHDLPGLAAFEDEPTEASASAVDGVQS comes from the coding sequence CTGGCCGGGCTCGACTCGATCGAGCGGGCGGTCGCCGACATCGCCGCAGGCAAGGCCGTCGTCGTCGTCGACGACGAGGACCGGGAGAACGAGGGCGACCTCATCTTCGCCGCCGAGAAGGCGACGCCGGAGCTGGTCGCCTTCATGATCCGCTACACCTCCGGCTACATCTGCGTACCGATGACCGGGGAGGACCTGGACCGGCTCGAGATCCCGCTCATGGTCGGCGCGAACCAGGAGCGGATGCGCACCGCCTACACGATCACCGTCGACGCGCGCACCGGCATCAGCACCGGCATCTCGGCCGCCGACCGCGCCCGCACGATGCAGGTGCTGTCCGACCCCGCGACGACGCCGTACGACCTGACGCGCCCCGGGCACATCAATCCGCTGCGCGCGCTCGAGGGCGGCGTGCTGCGCCGCGCCGGCCACACCGAGGCCGCAGTCGATCTCTGCCGACTGGCGGGGCTTCGCCCCGTCGGCGTGATCTGCGAGATCGTCAGCGAGAAGGCCGGCCACGACATGGCCCGCCTCGACGAACTCAAGGTCTTCGCGGCCGAGCACAGCCTGTCGATCATCTCGATCGCCGACCTGATCGCCTGGCGCCGGCGCACCGAGTCGCAGGTGCAGCGGGTGGCGGAGGCCGTCATTCCCACCCGGCACGGCGATTTCAGGGCGGTCGGCTACCAGTCCAAGCTGGACGACGCCGACCACGTCGCGCTGGTCAAGGGCGACCTCGGCGACGGCCAGGACGTCCTCGTCCGCGTGCACTCCGAGTGCCTGACCGGCGACGTCTTCGGTTCGCGCCGCTGCGACTGCGGGCCGCAGCTGGACGCGGCGCTGGAGGCCGTCGACCGCGAGGGACGCGGCGTCGTGCTCTACGTCCGCGGTCACGAGGGACGCGGCATCGGGCTGATGCACAAGCTCCAGGCCTACTCGCTGCAGGACTCCGGCTCCGACACCGTCGACGCCAACCTCGAGCTCGGCCTGCCGGCCGACGCCCGCGACTACGGCACCGGAGCGCAGATCCTCGTCGACCTCGGCATCCGCACGATGCGGCTGCTCACCAACAACCCCACCAAGCGCGCGGGGCTCGAGGGCTACGGGCTGGAGATCATCGGCCGGCAGGCGCTCCCCGTGCACGCCACGAAGGAGAACCTGCGCTACCTCAAGACCAAACGCGACCGGATGGGCCACGACCTGCCCGGGCTCGCCGCTTTCGAGGACGAACCCACCGAGGCCAGTGCCTCCGCGGTGGACGGGGTGCAGTCGTGA
- the hisG gene encoding ATP phosphoribosyltransferase, producing MLAIVLPKGSLEKQVLELFSAADLHVVRGGDRDYHARVDDPRIDKVRFLRPQEIPTYVEQGIFDLGISGRDWVTETAADVVSLGEIGGGRAGEALVSVVLAVPKESPWNSVADLPDGVRISTEMPETTRRFLEEHGVKAKVFTSHGATEAKIPDIVDAIVDLTETGSSLRKAGLKIIATLLTSRTELLANRAAYDDPAKRAAMDDIVVLLEGALRARGHVLLKLNVMAAQLDEVIAVLPAMASPTVMALAAGDMRALETVVPKKGVNTLIPALKAAGARDILELPISKIVE from the coding sequence TTGCTCGCGATCGTCCTGCCGAAGGGCAGTTTGGAGAAGCAGGTCCTCGAGCTGTTCTCAGCCGCCGACCTCCACGTCGTCCGGGGCGGGGACCGCGACTACCACGCGCGCGTCGACGACCCGCGCATCGACAAGGTCCGGTTCCTGCGCCCGCAGGAGATCCCGACCTATGTCGAGCAGGGCATCTTCGACCTCGGCATCAGCGGCCGCGACTGGGTCACCGAGACCGCGGCCGACGTCGTCAGCCTCGGCGAGATCGGCGGTGGCCGGGCCGGCGAGGCGCTCGTCAGCGTCGTGCTCGCCGTGCCCAAGGAGTCGCCGTGGAACTCCGTGGCGGACCTGCCGGACGGGGTGCGTATCTCGACCGAGATGCCGGAGACGACCCGTCGGTTCCTCGAGGAGCACGGGGTGAAGGCGAAGGTCTTCACCAGTCACGGCGCCACCGAAGCCAAGATCCCGGACATCGTCGACGCGATCGTCGACCTCACCGAGACCGGGTCGTCGCTGCGCAAGGCCGGCCTGAAGATCATCGCAACGCTGCTCACCAGCCGGACCGAGCTGCTCGCGAACCGGGCGGCGTACGACGACCCGGCCAAACGCGCGGCCATGGACGACATCGTCGTCCTGCTCGAGGGGGCGCTGCGGGCGCGCGGGCACGTGCTGCTCAAGCTGAACGTGATGGCGGCGCAGCTCGACGAGGTGATCGCGGTCCTGCCGGCGATGGCCTCGCCCACCGTCATGGCGCTCGCAGCGGGGGACATGCGGGCGCTCGAGACCGTCGTGCCGAAGAAGGGCGTCAACACCCTCATCCCGGCGCTCAAGGCCGCCGGTGCGCGCGACATCCTCGAGCTGCCGATCTCCAAGATCGTCGAGTGA
- the dacB gene encoding D-alanyl-D-alanine carboxypeptidase/D-alanyl-D-alanine-endopeptidase: GLLTGPASAVVLGPHDAFADLVPATAVSPRPIALQTSGTATQPADATSAQREALRRRLQAALGGSTAVTVSAAVDVQGYGKVLRSEAGHPLPPASTQKNYVGVSALVALGPTARLRTEVARRALPVNGRLDGDLWLVAGGDPYLTMLGLRALARDVRAAGITVVTGDVRLDDSRYDPRRTAAGWKPSFMPRQAGPLSAMAVDGNRWRTDQAFLRDPAFPAAVRFRDFLRAEGVTVSGTVRRERRPAGAVTVAERVSGPIPAVVRRALKDSDNFAAELLLKEVGRVVRGDGSSAGGVTAMRDVLGRQAVPVGRSSDGSGLSADNRQTTAGQVLLLQAADSSGSGPQFRASLPVGCRDGTLRRRYCGTAADGRVTAKTGTLAGVRALSGYTRTASGREVQFAFLLTGVKDGGRALAAIDRAVVALAASTD; the protein is encoded by the coding sequence TCGGCCTGCTGACGGGGCCCGCCTCCGCGGTGGTTCTCGGTCCGCACGACGCCTTCGCCGACCTGGTTCCGGCCACCGCGGTCAGCCCGCGGCCGATCGCGCTGCAGACCAGCGGCACGGCCACCCAGCCTGCCGACGCGACATCCGCCCAGCGGGAAGCCCTGCGCCGCCGGCTGCAGGCCGCGCTCGGCGGTTCCACCGCGGTCACCGTGTCGGCCGCCGTCGACGTCCAGGGCTACGGCAAGGTGCTGCGCAGCGAGGCCGGCCACCCGCTGCCGCCCGCCTCGACGCAGAAGAACTACGTCGGTGTCAGCGCGCTGGTCGCGCTCGGCCCGACCGCCCGGCTGCGCACCGAGGTGGCCCGGCGCGCGCTGCCCGTGAACGGCCGGCTGGACGGCGACCTGTGGCTCGTCGCCGGCGGGGACCCCTACCTCACGATGCTGGGTCTGCGCGCCCTCGCCCGCGACGTACGCGCCGCCGGCATCACCGTCGTGACCGGTGACGTACGGCTCGACGACAGCCGCTACGACCCTCGTCGTACGGCCGCGGGCTGGAAGCCCTCCTTCATGCCCCGCCAGGCGGGGCCGTTATCGGCGATGGCGGTCGACGGCAACCGGTGGCGCACCGACCAGGCCTTCCTGCGCGACCCAGCCTTTCCCGCCGCCGTCCGCTTCCGGGACTTCCTGCGCGCAGAGGGCGTCACCGTGTCCGGAACGGTGCGTCGTGAGCGCCGGCCGGCCGGCGCGGTGACCGTCGCCGAGCGGGTCTCCGGACCGATCCCGGCCGTCGTACGACGCGCGCTCAAGGACTCCGACAACTTCGCCGCCGAGCTGCTGCTCAAGGAGGTCGGCCGGGTGGTGCGCGGTGACGGCAGCTCGGCCGGCGGCGTCACTGCGATGCGCGACGTGCTCGGCCGCCAGGCGGTTCCCGTGGGGCGCAGCTCGGACGGGTCCGGCCTGTCCGCCGACAACCGCCAGACCACGGCCGGTCAGGTGCTGCTGCTGCAGGCCGCCGACAGCTCGGGCTCCGGGCCGCAGTTCCGGGCGTCGCTGCCGGTCGGCTGCCGGGACGGCACGCTCAGGCGCCGCTACTGCGGGACGGCTGCCGACGGGCGGGTGACGGCCAAGACCGGCACCCTCGCCGGCGTGCGCGCGCTGTCCGGCTACACCCGGACCGCCAGCGGCCGTGAGGTGCAGTTCGCCTTCCTGCTCACCGGGGTCAAGGACGGCGGCCGTGCCCTGGCCGCGATCGACCGCGCCGTGGTCGCCCTCGCCGCCTCCACCGACTGA
- a CDS encoding riboflavin synthase: MFTGIVEELGEVVGVDPLQDACRLTVRGPLVTSDAGSGDSICVNGVCLTVVDHTGGTFTADVMAETLRRSSLGAVTVGSPVNLERAVRVRDRLGGHVVQGHVDGTGTIAETTAQEHWTVVRVSLPPELTRYVVEKGSITVDGVSLTVSALGSDWFEVSLVPTTLALTTLGAKAPGDPVNLEVDVLAKYVEKLLLAGVRPPTPKEETA, from the coding sequence ATGTTCACCGGCATCGTCGAGGAGCTCGGCGAGGTGGTCGGCGTCGACCCGCTGCAGGACGCCTGCCGGCTGACGGTCCGGGGGCCGTTGGTCACCAGCGACGCCGGCTCCGGCGACTCCATCTGCGTCAACGGCGTCTGCCTGACCGTGGTCGACCACACCGGCGGGACGTTCACCGCCGACGTCATGGCCGAGACGCTGCGCCGGTCCTCGCTGGGCGCCGTCACGGTCGGCAGCCCGGTCAACCTCGAGCGGGCCGTGCGCGTCCGCGACCGGCTCGGCGGGCACGTCGTCCAGGGTCACGTGGACGGCACCGGCACGATCGCCGAGACCACCGCACAGGAGCACTGGACAGTCGTGCGGGTGAGCCTGCCGCCGGAGCTCACCCGCTACGTCGTGGAAAAGGGCTCCATCACCGTCGACGGGGTCTCGCTGACCGTCAGCGCCCTCGGCTCCGACTGGTTCGAGGTCAGCCTCGTGCCGACCACGCTCGCGCTCACCACCCTCGGTGCCAAGGCGCCCGGTGACCCGGTCAACCTGGAGGTCGACGTCCTGGCCAAGTACGTGGAGAAGCTGCTGCTCGCCGGGGTCCGCCCGCCGACGCCGAAAGAGGAGACCGCGTGA
- a CDS encoding DMT family transporter: MSAPVTAPAPVPPRSASPALAAAVVAGALVAVQQRLNGELKTALTDALLTAVVSFGTGLLAVLAVVLSRPAARAAFGLVRQVPWPQRLGGLGGALLVAVGAAAAPEIGVALLTVGLVAGQTGGGLLVDRLGLGPGGAHALTLPRIGGAALCLVAVGISVLGEGARSADPLLLVLVVLAGLGVAVQQALNGRVRRSTGDAGVAVLVNFLVGGAALVLGWLVHVAYSGLQVGPWPGPEQWYLYAGGPLGAAFVAVAALTVRRLGVLRLGLAIISGQLVGALLLDLTVPVHDQAVDVLTVVGVLLTMVAVAISGRAARP; this comes from the coding sequence GTGAGCGCGCCGGTCACCGCGCCGGCTCCCGTTCCGCCGCGTTCCGCGTCGCCTGCGCTCGCCGCGGCCGTCGTCGCCGGCGCCCTCGTCGCGGTGCAGCAGCGACTCAACGGCGAACTCAAGACCGCACTGACCGATGCCCTGCTGACCGCCGTGGTGTCCTTCGGCACCGGACTGCTGGCCGTGCTGGCCGTCGTGCTGTCCCGACCGGCCGCCCGCGCCGCCTTCGGCCTGGTGCGCCAGGTGCCGTGGCCGCAGCGGCTCGGGGGACTGGGAGGTGCGCTGCTGGTGGCCGTGGGGGCTGCCGCGGCGCCCGAGATCGGTGTGGCCCTGCTGACCGTGGGGCTGGTGGCCGGCCAGACCGGCGGTGGTCTGCTGGTCGACCGGCTGGGGCTGGGGCCCGGCGGGGCCCACGCGCTGACGCTCCCCCGGATCGGTGGCGCGGCGTTGTGCCTGGTCGCCGTCGGCATCAGCGTCCTCGGTGAGGGCGCCCGCAGCGCCGACCCGCTGCTGCTGGTGCTGGTCGTGCTCGCCGGGCTTGGCGTCGCGGTGCAGCAGGCGCTCAACGGCCGGGTGCGTCGCAGCACCGGCGACGCCGGGGTGGCGGTGCTCGTCAACTTCCTGGTGGGTGGCGCCGCGCTGGTCCTCGGCTGGCTGGTGCACGTGGCGTACTCCGGACTCCAGGTCGGCCCCTGGCCCGGTCCGGAGCAGTGGTACCTCTACGCCGGTGGCCCGTTGGGCGCGGCCTTCGTGGCGGTCGCCGCGCTGACGGTGCGCCGACTCGGCGTCCTGCGGCTCGGTCTGGCGATCATCTCGGGTCAACTCGTCGGGGCGCTGCTGCTCGACCTGACCGTCCCGGTGCACGACCAGGCGGTCGACGTCCTCACCGTTGTCGGCGTGCTGCTCACGATGGTGGCGGTCGCCATCAGTGGTCGGGCGGCGCGGCCGTGA